The window CAGAATCATAACGAACAGAAGCCGTAAGAGCTGTTACATAAAGTTTGATCCTCTTCTGGCGTAGCCATTCAATGGCCTCGGCAGAGGTGGCCATGGCTACAGGCTGGGTAAACACACAGCCCACACTAGAGCGGATCACGTTTGGATTATAAAAATCAGCCTTAGGATCGCAGACAATGAGCGCATCCAGCCGGGCGGCATCGGCCGTACGCAGCAAAGCACCCAGGTTACCGGGCTTCTCTACTCCCTCACATACCAGTACCAGCGGATTATTGCTCAGCCTCAGGTCCTGTAGTCTATGGGGCTTCATCAGGGCTACCGCGATCAGGCCTCCGGTAGTTTTACGGTAAGCTATTTTTTCAAATACAGCCAGGCTTAGCTCAATCTGCTCGGCATTGCCGGCTTCGTCAATCGTCTGTCGGGCCTCCCGGGTGGTAATAAGCTGCGGGCAGAAATAAAGACTCTCTATCCGGTAGCCTCCTGCAATCGCCAGCCCTATTTCCCGGGGCCCTTCTATTACAAACATATTGTCGTTACGGCGGGAGCGGCTTTTCTCCTGCAGCTCCAGCAATTTTTTAACACGGGGGTTTTGAGGCGAGGTAATGACAAGCATTGCAAAAAGGTTTATGTTATTAATGAACGCGCCAGCAGGCTCTTAGTTAAATATTATCAAAGCTGATCCGGATTATGCAAATTTGCAGAACGGGGCTGCTTCTGCAGATTCGCTAAACAAATAAGCCTGGAGTTATTTTCTTTACAAGAAACCCTGATAGCAAAAAGCAACAACAGCACCCTGAATTTACGCCGCGTTTATGGACGAATCTATAAAACCAGATACCTTTCGGAAGAGGAGTACACATGCCTGATAATTATACATTAAAACTGTTAAGCCCCACTGACTGGGAAGACTACGAACTGCTGGACTGCGGCGATTTCGAGAAGCTCGAACGCTTTGGCCGTTTTGTGCTGGCCCGCCCCGAGCCACAGGCCGTATGGCCAAAGAACCTCCCGGAGCAGGAGTGGGAAAAACAGGCGCATGCACGTTATGTACGGGAAAAAGGGCGGCAGGAGCAGCCTGTATTAAATGCAGACAAAGGCAACTGGCAGCTGAACAGCAAAATGCCTGATGAATGGCTCATGCGCTACCATCGTGGCGATATGAAACTGCAGTTCAGGCTGGCGCTTACCGCCTTTGGCCACATAGGTGTTTTCCCCGAGCAGGCCGTTAACTGGAACTGGATTTACGACACCATACACGAGCTGCCCCTGAAACGCCCACGGGTGCTTAACCTCTTTGCCTATACCGGCGGCGCCTCCCTCGCGGCAGCGGCGGCAGGTGCCGATGTGACCCACCTGGACAGTGTGCGCCAAACCATTACCTGGACCAACGAAAACCGCGAGGCCAGCAAGCTTCCCGAAATACGCTGGGTAGTAGAAGATGCACTGAAGTTTGTAAGGCGCGAAGCAAAGCGCGGCAACCGCTACCATGGCATTATTATGGACCCTCCCTCCTATGGCCGCGGACCAAAAGGAGAAAAGTGGGTGCTGGAGCAAAACCTGAATGAACTGGTAGCCCTGGGGGCAGAGCTGCTGGAGCCCCGCAACAGCTTCTTTATCCTGAACCTGTATTCCATGGGTTTATCGGCACTGGTGATGGCTAACCTGGTACGCCGGCACATGGACATCCACAGTCCGGAGCTGGGAGAATTGTACCTGCAGGCAAAATCAGGCCCCCAATTGCCGCTGGGCACTTATCTTAGACTGAAACGCTAACCGCTACCAATCTTATGCAATTTACCGCACCCCGTACTGCCCCACTGATGGAACTGCTGCAGGAGCAGCTACCCGACTCTCCCAAGCAGCGCATTAAAAATATGCTGAAGCATGCCACTTTGCTGGTAGATGGTAAACCCCTGGCCAACCCCAGCCTGGAGGTTGCCGCAGGCAGTAAGGTAGAGATCCGAAAGGGCAGCGCCCCACAGAAGCAGCAGCGTACACCATTTCCCGTACACTACGAAGATGACCAGCTGCTGATAGTAGAAAAACCTGCGGGCCTGCTTACGGTTAATCAGAGTAAAACACCCGAAACCAGCCTTTACAAGGAAATCTTTGACTGGCTTAGAACCAGATCTGGTGGTAGGCAACGCCCCTATATTGTGCACAGGCTGGATCGTGAAGTGAGTGGACTGCTGATTTTTGCCAAGAGTGAAGAAGTGCAGGAGCAATTAAAGGAAAACTGGCAGGAGGTAGAAAAGCGGTATTATGCCCTCGTACATGGCGCTCCGGATAGGAAAGAGGGGACTATTCATACCTGGCTGCAGGAAGACGAGCGGCAGCGCGTGCATGTGGTACAGGATGAAACGCCCGAAGCCAAAGAAGCCATTACCCATTTCAGGGAGGTGGAGCATTTCCGCAATTATAGCCTGCTGGAGATTGAGCTGGAAACTGGCCGTAAAAACCAGATCAGGGTACACCTGGCCCATATAGGCTGCCCCATTGCCGGCGACTGGCGCTATGGTGCACCAAAGATAGAGAAGAGGCCCATACACCTGCTGGCCTATCAGCTGCGCCTGCCACACCCTGTTTCAGGCAAAGTAATAGAAGCAGAAATTAAATTACCGAAGGATTTCCTGAAACTGGCCGAGGAAAAGCAACGATGAGACAGAGAGGCTGTAACTGGTCTTAACTGGAAGCTGTCTTTTTAGAACTGGAAGTTATCTTATAAATCAAGCCTGGAGAGGGACTAATCAAACAAATCCCTTCCCCAGGCTTAATTAAACCAAACAACTCAACTTACAATTTGAATGTTGTATTCATTATACCAGCACTTTAGGGGCCTGTGACAGAGTAAAATCAGGAAGCCGAATAATCTCGCCTCCTTTTTTGGCCGATTCATGCGCCAGTATGCCCACACAGGTGATGTTTGCCGACTGCCTGGCATTCGGATAGGGTGCTTCTCCTGTTACCAGTGCATTTAAAAAGGCATGCACCAGGTGCGGATGAGATCCTCCATGACCAGCTCCCTGTGTAAAAGAAAGGTGCTGATGTTCATCAGAATCGTATACCCCACGGGTAGTAAAATGCTGAATGGGCTCGGGCAGCAGATGAGCATAATCGGGACTCTCCACTTCTTCCGGAATTTCCGGTTCCGGCCGCTTTGCCGTATGCACCACTAGCGGATCTCCTTCAATCAGGGGCCATTCCACCGATTTTTTTGAGCCATACACTTCAAAGCTCTCCCGGTACTGCCTGGCCACATCAAATAGAGAACGGTATACTTGCGCACTGAGGTCTGAATTTCTGAATTTGATATGGGTGGTTTCTATAGCAAAAGGTGAGTTGTAATGTTGATGCAGGTCTTCCCGAATGGTGCCTGAACCGAAACAGGAAACATATTCGGCTTCATCGCGGGTTAGGCCCAGCACCGGCCCTACACAGTGGGTGGCATAAAACATAGGCGGAAGCCCCGGCCAGTAATTGGGCCAGCCATCCATATCCTGCTGGTGGCTTGCTTTCAGGAACTGTATTTTGCCTAATTCTCCCTTTTCGTACAACTCCTTCATGTACAGGAATTCGCGGGCATATACCACCGTCTCCATCATCATATAGGTGAGCCCTTTCTCCTGCGTCAGCTCCACAATTTCTCTGCACTCCTCCAGGGTGGTGGCCATGGGCACCGTACAGGCCACATGTTTACCTGCCTTCAGGGCCTTGATAGACTGTTGGCCGTGATCCGGAATAGGCGTATTAATATGGACAGCATCTACCGCCGG of the Flammeovirgaceae bacterium 311 genome contains:
- a CDS encoding rRNA methylase (COG0566 rRNA methylases) — translated: MLVITSPQNPRVKKLLELQEKSRSRRNDNMFVIEGPREIGLAIAGGYRIESLYFCPQLITTREARQTIDEAGNAEQIELSLAVFEKIAYRKTTGGLIAVALMKPHRLQDLRLSNNPLVLVCEGVEKPGNLGALLRTADAARLDALIVCDPKADFYNPNVIRSSVGCVFTQPVAMATSAEAIEWLRQKRIKLYVTALTASVRYDSVDLSKPAALVMGTEATGITEEWLHASDQNIIIPMRGVIDSMNVSAAAAVVVFEAARQRDFS
- a CDS encoding putative SAM-dependent methyltransferase (COG1092 Predicted SAM-dependent methyltransferases) produces the protein MPDNYTLKLLSPTDWEDYELLDCGDFEKLERFGRFVLARPEPQAVWPKNLPEQEWEKQAHARYVREKGRQEQPVLNADKGNWQLNSKMPDEWLMRYHRGDMKLQFRLALTAFGHIGVFPEQAVNWNWIYDTIHELPLKRPRVLNLFAYTGGASLAAAAAGADVTHLDSVRQTITWTNENREASKLPEIRWVVEDALKFVRREAKRGNRYHGIIMDPPSYGRGPKGEKWVLEQNLNELVALGAELLEPRNSFFILNLYSMGLSALVMANLVRRHMDIHSPELGELYLQAKSGPQLPLGTYLRLKR
- a CDS encoding ribosomal large subunit pseudouridine synthase D (COG0564 Pseudouridylate synthases, 23S RNA-specific), whose protein sequence is MQFTAPRTAPLMELLQEQLPDSPKQRIKNMLKHATLLVDGKPLANPSLEVAAGSKVEIRKGSAPQKQQRTPFPVHYEDDQLLIVEKPAGLLTVNQSKTPETSLYKEIFDWLRTRSGGRQRPYIVHRLDREVSGLLIFAKSEEVQEQLKENWQEVEKRYYALVHGAPDRKEGTIHTWLQEDERQRVHVVQDETPEAKEAITHFREVEHFRNYSLLEIELETGRKNQIRVHLAHIGCPIAGDWRYGAPKIEKRPIHLLAYQLRLPHPVSGKVIEAEIKLPKDFLKLAEEKQR
- a CDS encoding oxidoreductase domain-containing protein (COG0673 Predicted dehydrogenases and related proteins), with protein sequence MEQKKINIAIVGLGFGAEFIPIYQKHPNANMYAICQRTQSKLDEIGDAFGIEKRYTSYEELLEDPAVDAVHINTPIPDHGQQSIKALKAGKHVACTVPMATTLEECREIVELTQEKGLTYMMMETVVYAREFLYMKELYEKGELGKIQFLKASHQQDMDGWPNYWPGLPPMFYATHCVGPVLGLTRDEAEYVSCFGSGTIREDLHQHYNSPFAIETTHIKFRNSDLSAQVYRSLFDVARQYRESFEVYGSKKSVEWPLIEGDPLVVHTAKRPEPEIPEEVESPDYAHLLPEPIQHFTTRGVYDSDEHQHLSFTQGAGHGGSHPHLVHAFLNALVTGEAPYPNARQSANITCVGILAHESAKKGGEIIRLPDFTLSQAPKVLV